In the Leptospiraceae bacterium genome, one interval contains:
- the sixA gene encoding phosphohistidine phosphatase SixA: MKMIIVRHGEAEKDSPTGRDKDRVLTEKGVHDIKKMAEFIKKTPLKINYIFYSPYKRTEMTAEIFANEFGVTQIQPSDKLLPSEDYGEICNDLNHFSNSDTVLIVGHSPDVSYFCSKLIGTGSCSSSCFPAFAFSPGTSVAMNIAKENFIKGQIIWILSPDYILNEPTNSF, from the coding sequence ATGAAGATGATCATTGTAAGGCATGGAGAGGCAGAAAAAGATTCTCCAACCGGTCGCGATAAAGATAGAGTTTTAACTGAAAAAGGAGTCCATGATATAAAAAAGATGGCTGAATTTATCAAGAAAACTCCCTTAAAAATAAATTATATTTTTTATAGCCCATACAAAAGAACAGAAATGACCGCAGAGATTTTTGCAAATGAATTTGGGGTTACACAAATCCAACCAAGTGATAAATTACTCCCTTCAGAGGATTATGGGGAAATTTGTAATGACTTAAATCATTTTTCAAATTCCGATACAGTGCTTATTGTAGGGCATAGCCCGGACGTTAGTTACTTCTGTTCAAAATTAATCGGTACTGGTAGCTGCTCTTCTTCTTGTTTTCCAGCTTTTGCATTTAGCCCGGGTACTTCAGTCGCTATGAACATAGCAAAAGAAAATTTTATCAAAGGGCAAATTATCTGGATTCTTTCTCCGGACTATATTCTAAACGAGCCGACGAATTCATTTTAA
- a CDS encoding ABC transporter permease: MLNNFSISIRGIFTISVLTLKEALRKKFVLVIIFTSGIFLLLNFLCEPSSIKVNSNGEEKNVSSIGSYIVFILISFWSMAISGLMTAGLISDELENKNYIMVLSKPVSRLTYLLGKFFGVFFLVLCNAVIFLIIQNVLTIAKSGKFEINLWLSLFIMLLDFVLLISIVMFLTIQVNKIAGIFLSLALVVITTLINIPIYDSSISQSLELAPTKKAILEILYWVLPQFGTVFFQASTHVAKSVTQTHYLGYYSMIQVSVWIFIVWVFLSVLFEKKELD; the protein is encoded by the coding sequence ATGCTGAATAATTTTTCGATTTCTATTAGAGGGATTTTTACGATCTCAGTTTTAACTCTTAAAGAAGCGCTTAGAAAAAAATTTGTATTAGTGATAATATTTACTTCAGGAATTTTTTTGCTATTGAATTTTCTTTGCGAACCTTCGTCGATAAAAGTAAACTCCAATGGAGAGGAAAAGAATGTTTCTTCTATCGGTTCTTACATAGTCTTTATACTAATTTCTTTTTGGAGTATGGCGATTTCAGGACTAATGACTGCTGGTCTTATTTCTGATGAACTTGAAAACAAAAATTATATAATGGTTTTATCTAAGCCTGTATCTCGACTAACGTATCTTCTTGGAAAATTTTTCGGAGTATTTTTTTTAGTGTTGTGCAATGCAGTAATTTTTCTTATCATTCAAAATGTATTAACTATTGCAAAGTCAGGGAAGTTTGAAATAAATCTCTGGCTAAGCCTATTCATAATGCTTTTAGATTTTGTGCTTTTGATTAGCATCGTGATGTTTCTTACAATCCAAGTGAATAAAATTGCAGGAATATTTTTGTCTCTTGCACTCGTGGTCATTACTACACTTATCAATATCCCTATTTATGATTCATCCATTAGTCAATCGCTTGAGCTTGCACCTACTAAAAAAGCAATCTTAGAAATTTTGTATTGGGTTTTACCTCAGTTTGGAACTGTTTTTTTCCAAGCCAGCACACACGTTGCAAAATCAGTTACTCAGACTCACTACCTTGGCTACTATTCCATGATTCAAGTGTCAGTTTGGATTTTCATTGTTTGGGTATTTCTATCAGTACTTTTTGAAAAGAAAGAATTAGATTAA
- a CDS encoding ABC transporter ATP-binding protein translates to MTQFAIETKDIKKNYENVAALKGIDLKIPQREIFGFLGPNGAGKTTLIKSILGFTKPDFGTIRIFGEEISVKLKKRIGYLPEKVSIHPFLSAIEFLRLCGNLYEMDPKTIESRSNTMLEKVGLSDKKNIKVGTFSKGMMQRLGFAQALLHEPELLLLDEPGSGLDPIGMKEMRELIQSEKIERNVTVFINTHRLSEIEKFCDRVAILNFGKLVASGSVTDLTTNKNQIELVLEEEKPSVENYLKEISTEITIEKNFYRFIPKPELEIISIPKSIVEKGGNILRYEKLSENLEEIFIRLTGEKKNAE, encoded by the coding sequence ATGACTCAATTTGCAATAGAAACTAAAGATATTAAAAAAAATTATGAAAATGTAGCTGCTTTGAAAGGGATAGACCTAAAAATTCCACAAAGAGAAATTTTTGGGTTTTTAGGTCCGAATGGAGCCGGCAAAACTACTCTAATCAAATCTATTCTTGGTTTTACAAAACCCGACTTTGGAACTATTCGAATTTTTGGTGAAGAAATTTCAGTAAAACTAAAAAAAAGAATTGGTTATCTTCCAGAAAAAGTAAGCATTCATCCATTTCTATCTGCAATAGAATTTTTAAGGCTTTGTGGTAATTTGTATGAAATGGATCCTAAAACAATTGAATCTCGTTCAAATACTATGTTGGAAAAAGTAGGGCTAAGCGATAAAAAAAATATAAAGGTTGGAACTTTTTCAAAAGGAATGATGCAAAGGCTTGGTTTTGCACAAGCACTTTTGCACGAACCGGAATTGCTTTTATTGGATGAGCCGGGCAGTGGTCTGGACCCGATTGGTATGAAAGAAATGAGAGAATTGATTCAATCAGAAAAAATCGAAAGAAATGTAACTGTATTCATCAACACTCACAGGTTGTCTGAAATTGAAAAATTCTGTGATAGGGTGGCAATTCTCAATTTTGGAAAATTAGTAGCGAGTGGCTCTGTTACCGATTTGACAACAAATAAAAATCAAATCGAGCTTGTTTTGGAAGAAGAAAAGCCTTCCGTAGAAAATTATTTAAAAGAAATATCAACAGAAATTACCATAGAGAAAAATTTTTATCGGTTTATTCCAAAGCCTGAATTAGAAATTATTTCAATTCCTAAGTCTATCGTAGAAAAAGGCGGGAATATTTTGAGATACGAAAAATTAAGCGAAAATTTAGAAGAAATATTTATTCGTTTAACAGGAGAGAAAAAAAATGCTGAATAA
- a CDS encoding peptide chain release factor 3, translating into MSLSIQEETNRRRTFAIIAHPDAGKTTLTEKLLLYGGAIQLAGAVKARKDRKSATSDWMAMEKERGISITSAALQFEYKGYVLNLLDTPGHEDFSEDTYRTLMAADTAVMVIDAAKGVEPQTRKLFKVCRDRGIPIITFINKMDRPTKNLFSLLDEIEEVLGITAVPFVWPVGTGVDFKGVFDRSLKTIHLFEKTSGGIQKAPVQVSGINDTHLESQIDPDILKQCRDEIDLVENGIEAFEMKNFLNGKISPVFFGSAVNNFGIEIFLNHFLNLAPSPYHIPLIDGSFLDPANSSFSGFIFKVQANMNRAHRDRIAFVRICSGKFERGLTVNHDRLEKQVKLSSSFAFFGQDRNTIDEAFPGDIIGLINPGTFRIGDVLFSGKNPGLRPLPVFAPELFATISSPESASLKGFKKGIEQLSEEGILHSFTSRTIGAGSPIIGALGRLQFEVFQRRLQDEYNVNTNITMLPYSFSRWIRQDEIHLVPKSANQVTDKEGRTALLFESEWDMNYFQKNNPELKLLDAPIE; encoded by the coding sequence ATGAGCCTAAGTATTCAAGAAGAAACTAATAGAAGAAGAACCTTTGCAATTATTGCTCACCCTGACGCAGGAAAAACAACTCTAACAGAAAAGTTACTTCTTTATGGAGGAGCAATTCAGTTAGCCGGCGCAGTGAAGGCACGCAAAGACAGAAAATCGGCTACATCTGACTGGATGGCTATGGAAAAAGAAAGAGGGATTTCCATTACATCAGCCGCGCTTCAATTTGAATATAAAGGCTATGTTTTGAATCTCTTAGATACTCCCGGACACGAAGATTTTTCAGAAGATACCTACAGAACTCTTATGGCAGCAGATACGGCGGTTATGGTAATCGATGCTGCAAAGGGAGTCGAGCCGCAGACAAGAAAACTTTTCAAGGTTTGTAGAGACAGGGGAATCCCAATTATTACTTTTATAAACAAGATGGACAGACCTACCAAAAATTTATTTTCTCTTTTAGATGAAATCGAAGAAGTATTAGGAATCACAGCAGTTCCTTTTGTTTGGCCGGTTGGAACAGGTGTTGATTTTAAAGGAGTGTTTGACCGATCATTAAAAACTATTCACTTATTCGAGAAAACTTCCGGTGGAATACAAAAAGCACCCGTTCAAGTTTCCGGGATAAACGACACTCATCTTGAAAGTCAAATAGACCCTGATATTTTAAAGCAATGCAGAGATGAAATTGATCTTGTTGAGAACGGGATCGAAGCGTTTGAGATGAAAAATTTTCTTAATGGAAAAATCTCACCTGTATTTTTTGGCTCTGCGGTAAATAACTTTGGGATCGAAATTTTCCTGAATCATTTTTTAAACTTAGCGCCATCACCATACCATATTCCTTTAATAGACGGCTCCTTCTTAGACCCTGCGAATTCTTCTTTTAGCGGTTTCATTTTCAAGGTTCAAGCAAATATGAATCGTGCACATAGAGATAGAATTGCATTTGTTAGAATTTGTTCCGGAAAATTTGAAAGAGGTCTTACTGTAAACCACGACAGATTGGAAAAACAAGTTAAGTTGTCTTCTTCTTTTGCATTTTTTGGACAAGACAGAAATACTATTGATGAAGCGTTCCCCGGTGATATAATAGGGCTAATCAATCCGGGAACATTCCGAATAGGTGATGTATTATTTTCTGGAAAAAATCCGGGGCTTAGGCCACTTCCTGTATTTGCACCGGAGCTTTTTGCAACTATATCTTCTCCTGAAAGTGCTTCACTAAAAGGTTTTAAAAAAGGTATAGAGCAATTATCGGAAGAGGGTATTTTGCACTCGTTTACTTCTCGTACTATTGGAGCCGGTAGTCCGATTATCGGCGCTCTCGGCAGGTTGCAATTTGAGGTGTTCCAAAGAAGATTACAAGATGAATACAATGTAAACACAAATATTACTATGTTGCCATATTCTTTTTCAAGATGGATCCGACAAGATGAAATTCACCTTGTCCCAAAGTCTGCCAATCAAGTAACAGACAAAGAAGGAAGGACTGCGCTTTTGTTTGAATCGGAGTGGGATATGAATTATTTTCAAAAGAATAATCCTGAGTTAAAATTATTGGATGCTCCTATAGAATAA
- a CDS encoding RNA pyrophosphohydrolase, with protein MKLYRKNVGMVVFNSKGEVLAGERIQFKNSWQFPQGGIDESEKPEEAAIRELYEEVGIENGKIIFEYPDWISYDFPKELTLHASLKKYSGQIQKWYLIFWDGKISECNLELFEREFLCVCFMPFQKCLEKIVYFKKPIYEKLLLQFQPKIDDFLNSNK; from the coding sequence ATGAAGCTCTATAGAAAAAATGTGGGTATGGTCGTTTTCAATTCCAAGGGAGAAGTGTTGGCAGGAGAAAGAATTCAATTCAAAAATTCTTGGCAATTTCCACAAGGTGGTATTGATGAGTCTGAAAAACCTGAAGAAGCAGCAATACGAGAACTTTACGAAGAAGTTGGAATTGAAAACGGAAAAATTATTTTTGAATATCCAGATTGGATAAGCTACGATTTTCCTAAAGAACTCACTCTACACGCTTCCCTTAAAAAATATAGTGGTCAAATTCAAAAATGGTATTTGATTTTTTGGGATGGAAAAATCTCTGAATGTAATTTGGAATTATTTGAAAGAGAATTTCTTTGTGTATGTTTTATGCCTTTTCAGAAATGCCTTGAAAAAATTGTATATTTCAAAAAACCAATATACGAGAAACTTTTACTACAATTTCAACCCAAAATAGACGACTTTCTAAATAGCAATAAATGA